In Pristiophorus japonicus isolate sPriJap1 chromosome 2, sPriJap1.hap1, whole genome shotgun sequence, one genomic interval encodes:
- the LOC139229894 gene encoding ankyrin repeat domain-containing protein SOWAHB-like has protein sequence MAETFSQEAVLDFLLLHRGKARNVDLTAHFRRFLRDTDKQVQTRELFKKFVNSLAVVREEAGVKYILLRKRYIELIPEEFSISSDVVLGSPNKGEKARQRTGKCKQPAADRQAPRAQGKPGAQASRQEPGVLKVGATHRRPTCQEKAAPQDCSELSVHVVQAPKGSPKESPTLLQGGNCAGDANRCSLLPKRCRSELDPVRGDGKRVNVNQPVRQRDCTGVTNKGEPSVICKSAAQRSSNLKNKNRSPVATNSCTDNTVRLSNDDTNRSSNSRASVLPLSTASPNLSHVAPPRSVAKCKRKGIPAHESPPNCNAEIISDEPTSDKNPLENFVEESNTFFQRQDITSPIHENKMTNHCKNPSSPKKHASNDQVLKMLPGFLAGSDTAVPVSSAVCTEECIQKNQRKLSQFCKPSAGCGHLMDNSWHSEGQSILPKIHKPPFKKMVKSNGLSLKVSTVPLISSQATALKKVDRDVSLHISDWPPCLTQTESHSEYRKEDPLKIGGVSEKSSLIPLDSKEHEWIVKTAVGMFDQAYALFHEDPNFALKKDFISGYTVLHWIAKHGNHRALSRFIGGASKSKVELNVDIKSTCGYTPLHIAAIHGQLKIIQYLVKKCRANVNLRDHSGKKPWQYLNSEAPRGVCQMLGTPEHKDAMHSQNSSTIPAKDINRQASSLAIRRKTSFTALLKSPRILQKFTHSDHFNAIIEEDEQD, from the coding sequence ATGGCTGAAACTTTCAGTCAGGAAGCCGTTTTGGATTTTCTGTTGCTTCACCGTGGGAAGGCGAGGAACGTGGATCTGACCGCTCATTTCAGGCGCTTTCTGAGGGACACCGACAAGCAGGTGCAGACCCGAGAACTGTTCAAGAAGTTTGTCAACTCGCTCGCTGTGGTGAGGGAAGAAGCTGGGGTCAAGTATATCTTACTGAGGAAAAGATATATCGAACTGATCCCCGAAGAGTTTTCCATTTCGAGCGATGTAGTGCTCGGCAGTCCAAATAAAGGAGAGAAGGCGAGGCAAAGGACAGGTAAATGCAAGCAGCCTGCTGCTGACAGACAGGCTCCGCGGGCACAGGGTAAGCCCGGGGCTCAGGCCAGCCGTCAAGAGCCAGGAGTACTGAAAGTGGGCGCAACTCACCGTCGCCCCACATGTCAGGAGAAAGCTGCTCCCCAGGATTGTTCAGAACTTTCCGTACATGTTGTCCAAGCGCCAAAGGGGTCGCCGAAGGAATCGCCAACGCTGTTGCAAGGTGGAAACTGCGCCGGTGACGCGAATCGCTGCTCTTTGTTGCCCAAACGTTGTCGCTCAGAGCTTGACCCAGTCAGGGGAGATGGCAAAAGAGTCAATGTGAATCAACCCGTTCGGCAGAGGGATTGCACTGGAGTTACCAACAAAGGTGAACCATCAGTTATTTGTAAATCAGCAGCGCAGAGGTCCAGCAATCTTAAAAACAAAAATAGAAGCCCTGTAGCCACAAATTCTTGCACTGATAACACCGTGAGATTGTCTAATGACGATACCAATCGCAGTAGCAATTCCAGAGCGTCAGTTTTACCCCTTTCCACAGCCTCGCCCAACCTTTCTCATGTCGCCCCTCCTCGCTCTGTTGCCAAGTGTAAAAGGAAGGGAATACCTGCCCATGAATCTCCTCCAAACTGCAATGCTGAGATAATTTCTGATGAACCTACCTCTGACAAAAATCCCCTCGAGAATTTTGTGGAAGAGTCAAACACTTTTTTTCAGAGGCAGGACATTACATCTCCTATTCATGAGAACAAAATGACCAACCACTGTAAGAACCCTTCGTCTCCAAAGAAACATGCAAGTAATGACCAAGTACTGAAAATGTTGCCAGGGTTCCTAGCTGGTAGTGACACTGCAGTGCCTGTAAGTTCAGCAGTGTGCACAGAAGAATGCATTCAAAAGAATCAGAGGAAACTGTCACAGTTTTGTAAGCCATCTGCTGGATGTGGGCATCTAATGGACAATAGTTGGCACTCTGAAGGGCAAAGTATATTGCCCAAAATACACAAACCACCTTTTAAAAAGATGGTTAAGAGCAATGGACTTTCTCTCAAAGTGTCAACAGTTCCACTAATCAGTAGCCAGGCAACTGCTCTGAAAAAAGTTGATAGAGATGTGTCTCTGCACATAAGTGACTGGCCACCATGTTTAACCCAGACAGAGAGCCACAGTGAGTACAGAAAAGAGGATCCATTAAAAATTGGGGGTGTATCTGAAAAATCTTCATTGATACCACTTGATTCTAAAGAGCATGAATGGATAGTGAAAACAGCAGTTGGCATGTTTGATCAGGCTTACGCCTTATTCCATGAAGACCCTAACTTTGCTTTGAAAAAGGATTTTATTTCTGGCTATACAGTACTTCATTGGATAGCAAAACATGGTAACCATCGTGCACTCTCTAGATTTATTGGTGGTGCAAGTAAAAGTAAAGTTGAACTAAACGTAGACATTAAATCTACCTGTGGGTACACTCCTCTGCACATTGCTGCTATACATGGACAGTTGAAAATCATTCAATACTTAGTGAAGAAATGTCGAGCAAATGTTAATTTAAGGGACCACAGTGGCAAGAAACCTTGGCAGTACCTGAACAGTGAAGCTCCAAGGGGTGTGTGTCAGATGTTGGGTACTCCTGAACATAAAGATGCAATGCATTCtcagaacagcagcacaattccagCAAAGGACATCAACAGGCAAGCATCGTCTCTGGCTATACGCAGAAAAACATCATTCACTGCTCTTCTCAAATCCCCACGAATTCTGCAAAAATTCACGCACTCGGATCACTTTAATGCAATAATTGAGGAAGATGAACAAGACTGA